A single region of the Arthrobacter sp. zg-Y20 genome encodes:
- a CDS encoding bifunctional nuclease family protein, translating into MQEVEVVGVRIELPSNQPLVLLKEINGERHLPIWIGAPEASAIAFVQQGIVPPRPMTHDLLVNLIHALKREVSLVRLISVEDTVFHAEIVFEDGTAVNSRASDAIAVALRIPCPIYCADQVLDEAGVRIADADDDGEEEQDNAEQEMRQFREFLADVEPEDFER; encoded by the coding sequence ATGCAGGAAGTCGAAGTTGTGGGTGTCCGGATTGAACTGCCGTCCAACCAACCGCTGGTCCTGCTCAAGGAAATAAACGGGGAACGCCACCTGCCCATCTGGATCGGGGCGCCCGAGGCCAGCGCAATCGCTTTTGTGCAGCAGGGCATTGTCCCGCCGCGCCCCATGACCCATGACCTGCTGGTGAACCTCATCCACGCGCTCAAGCGCGAGGTCAGCCTCGTCCGGCTGATCTCGGTGGAGGACACCGTCTTCCACGCCGAGATCGTCTTCGAGGACGGCACAGCGGTCAATTCACGTGCCTCTGACGCCATCGCAGTGGCCCTGCGCATCCCCTGCCCTATTTACTGCGCCGACCAGGTCCTTGACGAGGCTGGCGTCCGCATTGCCGACGCTGACGACGACGGCGAGGAAGAGCAGGACAACGCCGAGCAGGAAATGCGGCAGTTCCGCGAGTTCCTGGCCGACGTCGAGCCTGAAGACTTCGAGCGCTAG
- a CDS encoding MerR family transcriptional regulator: MSPKGDAGQHAAAPGSIPSQSAQGLLFTEDLPVLDEDAGYRGPTACKAAGITYRQLDYWARTGLVEPAVRGAAGSGTQRLYSFRDILVLKVVKRLLDTGVSLQQIRTAVEHLRERGVEDLAQITLMSDGASVYECTSADEVIDLVQGGQGVFGIAVGRVWREVEGSLAQLPSEHVNDFPGDELSQRRIARKIS, translated from the coding sequence GTGAGTCCGAAAGGCGATGCCGGCCAGCATGCCGCAGCACCGGGGAGCATCCCTTCCCAGAGTGCGCAGGGCTTGCTGTTCACGGAGGACCTGCCTGTGCTGGATGAAGACGCCGGCTACCGCGGTCCCACGGCCTGCAAGGCCGCCGGAATCACCTACCGCCAGCTGGATTACTGGGCCCGGACCGGGCTCGTTGAACCTGCCGTACGCGGTGCGGCCGGCTCCGGTACCCAGCGGCTGTACAGTTTCCGCGACATCCTGGTACTGAAAGTCGTCAAGCGTCTTTTGGACACCGGGGTATCGCTCCAACAGATCCGTACCGCGGTGGAACACCTGCGGGAGCGCGGCGTGGAGGATCTGGCGCAGATCACCCTGATGAGCGACGGCGCCAGTGTGTACGAATGCACCTCCGCAGACGAGGTCATTGACCTGGTGCAGGGCGGACAGGGTGTCTTCGGAATCGCAGTCGGCCGCGTGTGGCGAGAGGTTGAAGGCAGCCTGGCCCAGCTCCCGAGCGAACACGTCAATGACTTTCCCGGCGACGAGCTGAGCCAGCGCCGGATCGCCCGCAAAATCAGCTAG
- a CDS encoding ParA family protein has protein sequence MQVVSISSLKGGVGKTSVTLGLASAALAAGIPTLVVDLDPHADATTGLGVSAGNQLGIGEMLRSPRRVQFSDNVVPSGWVENARRLAKDTGKRPVLDVAMGSAYSGIYDRPDLGKRDLRRLTNLLSRVTGYGLVLIDCPPSLNGLTRMAWTASNRVLLVAEPGLFSVAGTERTMRALELFREEFAPNLAPAGIIANRVRPSSNEHVFRLAEMKQMFGDLLLSPTIAEQANWQQIQGAAHSVHHWPGESAKQASGTFDALLKNLMDTGSVRNRVMRRPVA, from the coding sequence GTGCAAGTAGTGAGCATCAGCAGCCTGAAGGGCGGCGTCGGCAAGACCTCCGTCACTCTGGGTCTGGCATCCGCCGCGCTGGCCGCGGGCATTCCGACCCTGGTCGTGGACCTGGACCCGCACGCTGATGCAACCACGGGCCTGGGCGTCAGTGCGGGAAACCAGCTGGGCATCGGCGAGATGCTGCGCAGTCCCCGCCGGGTCCAGTTCAGCGACAACGTGGTGCCCAGCGGCTGGGTGGAGAACGCCCGCCGCCTGGCCAAGGACACCGGCAAGCGCCCCGTGCTGGACGTTGCCATGGGCTCGGCTTATTCGGGTATCTACGACCGCCCGGATCTGGGCAAGCGGGATCTCCGCCGCCTGACCAACCTGCTCTCCCGGGTCACCGGCTACGGGCTGGTCCTCATCGACTGCCCGCCATCCCTGAACGGGCTGACCCGCATGGCATGGACCGCCAGCAACCGGGTGCTGCTGGTTGCCGAACCCGGCCTGTTTTCCGTTGCCGGAACCGAGCGGACCATGCGTGCCCTTGAACTGTTCCGGGAGGAGTTCGCTCCCAACCTCGCTCCGGCGGGGATCATTGCCAACCGGGTCCGTCCCAGTTCCAATGAGCATGTTTTCCGGCTGGCTGAAATGAAGCAGATGTTCGGCGATCTGCTGCTTAGCCCCACCATTGCCGAGCAGGCCAACTGGCAGCAGATTCAGGGTGCAGCGCATTCCGTCCACCACTGGCCCGGCGAATCCGCCAAGCAAGCCTCCGGAACCTTTGATGCGTTGCTGAAGAACCTCATGGACACGGGCAGTGTGCGCAACCGCGTGATGCGGCGCCCGGTCGCGTAA